The following are encoded together in the Sandaracinaceae bacterium genome:
- a CDS encoding UTP--glucose-1-phosphate uridylyltransferase has translation MIGWNELVGDTDEAAREFLQRYGFDAERFEALRARVRAGAESATNHLTGELTPVASHELATLPDPASSDHAELRREGEAAIRAGRVGVLMLAGGMATRFGAVVKALAPAYDGRSFLDIKLDDARRVSAELSARVPVLIMSSFATHEALLGALPAPSEALPIDVFPQEVSLRVTPAGELHRDASGALSPYATGHGDLTFALRRSGALARFVASGGELLLMSNVDNLVASLDPAVIGAHLHGGRALTVEVTPKYAGDQGGIPLAVDGRAQVVEAFRLPPTFDQDSVPVFNTNTMVLDARAIDRDFDLDWFVVHKQVDGARVVQFERLVGQVTAHLPTHFLVVPREGSGCRFAPIKTPEDLALQRELIETALRRG, from the coding sequence ATGATTGGGTGGAACGAGCTAGTCGGGGATACGGACGAGGCCGCGCGGGAATTTCTTCAGCGCTACGGATTCGACGCAGAGCGCTTCGAAGCGCTACGAGCGCGGGTGCGGGCTGGCGCCGAGAGCGCCACGAACCACCTCACGGGTGAACTCACGCCGGTGGCGAGCCACGAGCTGGCCACCCTCCCAGACCCCGCGAGCAGCGACCACGCGGAGCTGCGCCGTGAGGGCGAAGCGGCCATCCGCGCCGGCCGCGTGGGCGTGCTGATGCTGGCAGGCGGCATGGCCACCCGCTTCGGCGCCGTGGTGAAGGCGCTGGCCCCCGCCTACGACGGCCGCTCGTTCCTCGACATCAAGCTGGACGACGCGCGACGCGTGTCCGCCGAACTGAGCGCGCGGGTGCCCGTGCTGATCATGAGCAGCTTCGCCACCCATGAGGCGCTGCTCGGTGCGCTGCCCGCTCCGAGTGAGGCGCTGCCCATCGATGTGTTCCCCCAGGAGGTGTCCCTGCGCGTCACCCCCGCTGGCGAGCTGCACCGTGACGCGTCGGGGGCGCTGTCCCCATACGCCACCGGGCACGGTGACCTGACCTTCGCCCTGCGTCGCAGCGGCGCCCTCGCGCGCTTCGTGGCGTCGGGCGGCGAGCTGCTGCTGATGAGCAACGTGGACAACCTGGTGGCGTCGCTGGACCCCGCCGTGATCGGCGCCCACCTTCATGGAGGCCGCGCGCTCACGGTGGAGGTCACGCCCAAGTACGCGGGCGACCAGGGCGGCATTCCGCTGGCGGTAGATGGGCGTGCCCAAGTGGTGGAGGCGTTCCGGCTGCCCCCCACGTTCGACCAGGACAGCGTCCCTGTCTTCAACACCAACACCATGGTGCTGGATGCACGAGCCATCGATCGCGACTTCGATCTCGACTGGTTCGTCGTCCACAAGCAGGTGGACGGAGCCCGCGTGGTCCAGTTCGAGCGCTTGGTGGGTCAGGTCACGGCGCACCTGCCCACGCACTTCCTGGTGGTCCCACGTGAGGGCTCGGGGTGCCGCTTCGCCCCCATCAAGACCCCCGAGGATCTCGCGCTGCAGCGCGAGCTCATCGAGACCGCCCTCCGCAGGGGGTGA
- a CDS encoding YXWGXW repeat-containing protein, which produces MTALTPKTSLPTRSTLGRLGRVALTGVVAVASLGLSGCYYPARTHATVTYSSAPQQQYHVVQAPTAQVYTSTQPAPVTTYVTQDGTIYAEPEPTYTVYQAPPPPRQVIVQQRAPSQGAVWVNGHWQWNGYQYIWVDGYWVQPQQGYTYVQPRWEQRGGAYVYVQGYQRPSRVVVRQPQHRTVVVQQQPQPRQTTVVVQPQPRTRTVVVQPQPQPRQSTVVVQPQPQPRTRTVVVQPQPQPQPRQVVVQPQPQPRTRTVVVQPQPQPQPRQVTTTRTVQTPAGSRSTTTTRTATPAPRQQPAQNPPRGGGRRVYTPM; this is translated from the coding sequence ATGACCGCACTCACCCCCAAGACCTCTTTGCCGACTCGCTCGACCCTCGGCAGGTTGGGACGTGTGGCGCTGACGGGTGTGGTGGCCGTGGCCTCTCTCGGCCTGTCGGGCTGCTACTACCCTGCGCGTACGCACGCCACGGTGACCTACTCGTCGGCGCCGCAGCAGCAGTATCACGTGGTCCAGGCACCCACGGCGCAGGTCTACACCAGCACGCAGCCCGCGCCGGTCACCACCTACGTGACGCAGGACGGCACCATCTACGCCGAGCCCGAGCCCACGTACACCGTCTATCAGGCGCCTCCCCCTCCCCGGCAGGTCATCGTGCAGCAGCGCGCCCCCTCGCAGGGCGCGGTGTGGGTGAACGGTCACTGGCAGTGGAACGGCTACCAGTACATCTGGGTGGACGGCTATTGGGTCCAGCCGCAACAGGGCTACACCTATGTCCAGCCCCGCTGGGAGCAGCGCGGTGGCGCCTATGTCTACGTGCAGGGTTACCAGCGCCCGAGCCGCGTCGTGGTGCGCCAGCCGCAGCACCGCACGGTGGTGGTCCAGCAGCAGCCCCAGCCGCGTCAGACCACGGTGGTGGTCCAGCCGCAGCCGCGCACCCGCACGGTGGTGGTCCAGCCGCAGCCGCAGCCCCGTCAGAGCACCGTCGTAGTGCAGCCGCAGCCGCAGCCGCGCACCCGCACGGTGGTGGTCCAGCCGCAGCCGCAGCCCCAGCCTCGGCAGGTGGTGGTCCAGCCGCAGCCGCAGCCGCGCACCCGCACGGTGGTGGTCCAGCCGCAGCCGCAGCCTCAGCCCCGCCAGGTGACCACCACTCGCACGGTGCAGACGCCCGCCGGCTCGCGCAGCACCACCACCACCCGAACCGCCACGCCGGCGCCTCGTCAGCAGCCTGCGCAGAACCCGCCTCGCGGCGGTGGACGGCGGGTCTACACCCCGATGTGA
- a CDS encoding VOC family protein produces MRYLHTMLRVRDLDAALHFFVHQLGLVETRRRENEAGRFTLVFLAAPGDADGPEVELTYNWDQADPYETGRFFGHLAYEVDDIYAVCTRLLAAGVTLHRPPRDGRMAFVKSPDGHSVELLQRGAALPPALPFSELPNIGSW; encoded by the coding sequence ATGCGCTACCTCCACACCATGCTGCGCGTCCGCGATCTCGACGCCGCGCTCCACTTCTTCGTCCACCAGCTGGGGCTGGTCGAGACTCGCCGGCGCGAGAACGAAGCGGGGCGCTTCACGCTGGTCTTCCTCGCTGCGCCTGGGGACGCCGACGGCCCCGAGGTGGAGCTCACGTACAACTGGGACCAGGCCGATCCGTACGAGACGGGGCGTTTCTTCGGACACCTGGCCTACGAGGTGGACGACATCTACGCCGTGTGTACGCGGCTCCTGGCGGCCGGCGTCACGCTGCACCGCCCGCCTCGCGACGGACGCATGGCGTTCGTGAAGTCGCCCGACGGTCACTCGGTGGAGCTGCTGCAGCGTGGCGCTGCGCTCCCGCCCGCGCTGCCCTTCTCCGAGCTGCCCAACATCGGCTCGTGGTGA
- the yacG gene encoding DNA gyrase inhibitor YacG has product MPAQPVCAVCKRPVTRPERGTMGDFPFCSPRCKAVDLSHWLDGGYRIPEDPWGDDLGVDMTDLPDDDGR; this is encoded by the coding sequence ATGCCTGCACAGCCCGTCTGCGCCGTTTGCAAGCGGCCCGTCACACGCCCCGAGCGTGGCACCATGGGGGACTTCCCGTTCTGCTCGCCGCGCTGCAAGGCCGTGGACCTCAGCCACTGGCTAGACGGGGGCTACCGCATCCCCGAAGACCCATGGGGTGACGATCTGGGCGTCGATATGACCGACCTGCCCGACGATGATGGACGCTGA
- a CDS encoding PPC domain-containing protein gives MPHIVTRSSRVHRSHRPRSVSSAGALPFGLALGVAGLAFGCSSAGVGLEPRYVAVHNAMTAMGLAQTGAINEGSLDQGGEARLEVELAGGECYTFMALGGRGTEDMGVQVLSEGGEELGRDLTHDRQAAAQACPTRDGVYQVVVTMTEGSGEYLLTSWSGAPAMARSGGGGGVRSGGGGGAGTCGAPMEIAMGQAVRGNTTGAPSAMQGSCVPSGSSPEHVYSFALTERAMVDIALESSFDGALYLMTDCGTGELACNDDNPDTSHSRLQLTLDAGTYFVVVDGYGSPSQGDYSLSVQAQAMQNLAQVCSAATAISPGVAVRGDTSGSADYFQATCAGGAHSPDNVYRLSVAQPSRLRVRQSTPGHDGAIYVRSTCDSAATEVLCNDDYGTTAASMVTGVVQPGEYFIFTDGYGSGQPAVSGSYEFVADLAPLTGGQANGDTCAAPMAMQAGSTPVDTFQAADDLAGTCGGQGGADVVIALNVTARSRLRVNVLTSEFNGVAYVRGGQCAVATGEVACVPLVAGGAPLDTVLQPGSYHLVIDGVDAASFGQADLDIQLEDLAAMERMCRGATRIVAGRTVNGTTVGETDNFQATCAGNAASPDRVYQLRLTRRMTVRAHMTTTDFDGALHIRRDCPDASTEVACNDDFEGQRQSMVEATLDPGTYFIVVDGFSRNNQGSYSLRVDTTRP, from the coding sequence ATGCCCCACATCGTCACTCGGTCGTCTCGCGTACACCGGTCCCATCGTCCACGGTCCGTCTCCAGCGCGGGCGCGCTGCCCTTTGGCCTCGCCCTCGGCGTGGCCGGGCTCGCGTTCGGCTGTTCGTCGGCTGGGGTGGGGCTCGAGCCCCGCTACGTGGCGGTGCACAACGCGATGACGGCCATGGGCCTCGCGCAGACCGGCGCCATCAACGAAGGCTCGCTGGACCAGGGTGGCGAGGCGCGCCTCGAGGTCGAGCTGGCGGGTGGTGAGTGCTACACGTTCATGGCGCTGGGAGGCCGCGGCACGGAGGACATGGGCGTGCAGGTGTTGTCCGAGGGCGGCGAAGAGCTGGGCCGCGACCTCACCCACGACCGGCAGGCCGCCGCGCAGGCGTGCCCCACGCGTGACGGCGTCTATCAGGTGGTGGTGACCATGACCGAGGGCAGCGGCGAGTACCTGCTGACGTCTTGGTCGGGCGCTCCGGCCATGGCCCGCAGCGGCGGCGGCGGCGGTGTGCGCTCGGGCGGCGGCGGCGGCGCTGGGACCTGCGGCGCGCCGATGGAGATCGCGATGGGCCAGGCCGTGCGCGGCAACACCACCGGCGCGCCCTCGGCCATGCAAGGCAGCTGCGTCCCGAGTGGCAGCTCGCCGGAGCACGTCTACTCGTTTGCCCTCACGGAGCGCGCCATGGTGGACATCGCGCTCGAGTCGTCGTTCGACGGCGCGCTCTACCTCATGACCGACTGCGGCACGGGCGAGCTCGCGTGCAACGACGACAACCCCGACACGTCGCACTCGCGCTTGCAGCTCACGCTGGACGCGGGCACCTACTTCGTGGTGGTGGACGGTTACGGCTCGCCCAGCCAGGGGGACTACTCCCTGTCCGTGCAGGCTCAGGCCATGCAGAACCTCGCGCAGGTGTGCTCGGCGGCCACCGCCATCTCCCCGGGCGTCGCGGTGCGTGGTGACACCAGCGGCAGCGCGGACTACTTCCAGGCCACCTGCGCCGGTGGCGCGCACTCGCCCGACAACGTCTACCGCTTGAGCGTCGCTCAGCCCTCGCGCCTCCGCGTGCGGCAGTCCACCCCGGGCCACGACGGCGCCATCTACGTGCGCTCCACGTGCGACTCGGCCGCCACCGAGGTGCTGTGCAACGACGACTACGGCACCACCGCGGCCTCCATGGTCACGGGCGTGGTCCAGCCGGGCGAGTACTTCATCTTCACCGACGGCTACGGCAGCGGGCAGCCCGCAGTCAGCGGCTCCTACGAGTTCGTGGCCGACCTCGCGCCGCTGACGGGCGGGCAGGCCAACGGCGACACGTGCGCGGCGCCCATGGCCATGCAGGCCGGCTCCACGCCCGTCGACACCTTTCAGGCAGCGGACGACCTCGCGGGCACCTGCGGCGGGCAGGGCGGCGCCGACGTGGTCATCGCCCTCAACGTCACGGCGCGCTCGCGCTTGCGCGTCAACGTGCTCACCAGCGAGTTCAACGGGGTGGCCTACGTGCGCGGCGGCCAGTGCGCCGTGGCCACCGGCGAGGTGGCTTGCGTGCCGCTCGTGGCGGGCGGGGCCCCTCTCGACACCGTGCTCCAGCCCGGCTCGTATCACCTGGTCATCGACGGCGTGGACGCGGCCAGCTTCGGCCAGGCCGACCTGGACATCCAGCTGGAAGACCTGGCGGCCATGGAGCGCATGTGCCGCGGGGCGACGCGCATCGTGGCGGGCCGCACCGTGAACGGCACCACCGTGGGTGAGACCGACAACTTCCAGGCCACCTGCGCGGGCAACGCCGCCAGCCCCGACCGCGTCTACCAGCTGCGCCTCACGCGCCGCATGACGGTGCGCGCGCACATGACCACCACGGACTTCGACGGGGCGCTTCACATTCGCCGCGACTGCCCCGACGCCAGCACCGAGGTGGCCTGCAACGACGACTTCGAGGGCCAACGCCAGTCGATGGTCGAGGCCACGCTGGACCCCGGCACGTACTTCATCGTGGTGGACGGCTTCAGCCGCAACAACCAAGGCAGCTACAGCCTGCGCGTGGACACCACGCGCCCCTGA
- a CDS encoding class I SAM-dependent rRNA methyltransferase, with translation MARPVRLIKPLERVIHEGHPWIYRDALEPHDVQPGETLTVLDKRGRFVCRGHADSGPIALRVWTTEDESLARLYSSRFADALALRAWIRPDDSSAYRLVHGEADRMPGCVVDRYGSIAVMRLDGEGATALREPLVLAAEPHLRALGIDTLLWRVGRKQQTEVHAAFGTLPSEPVVVTERGMKLVADLQHGQKTGLFLDLRESRFRVRQLSRGARVLNLYGYTGGFSVAAALGGAVHVTTVDIAPEAVKLTADTFAANGLDTANHVAVTSDVPDYLDALPASTDFDIIVCDPPSFAPSERALPSALESYRALHERCMRRVVRGGLYLAASCSSHVDRAAFEETLREAARRTRRIVQVLERSGAPADHPRLLAFPEFDYLKVALCRIL, from the coding sequence ATGGCTCGCCCCGTCCGCCTCATCAAGCCGCTCGAACGCGTCATCCACGAGGGGCACCCGTGGATCTACCGCGACGCGCTCGAGCCGCACGACGTGCAGCCGGGCGAGACGCTCACGGTGCTCGACAAGCGTGGCCGCTTCGTGTGCCGAGGCCACGCCGACTCGGGCCCCATCGCGCTGCGCGTCTGGACCACCGAGGACGAGTCCCTCGCGCGCCTCTACTCGTCGCGCTTCGCGGACGCTCTCGCGTTGCGTGCGTGGATTCGCCCCGACGACAGCAGCGCCTACCGCCTGGTGCACGGCGAGGCCGACCGCATGCCCGGCTGCGTGGTGGACCGCTACGGCAGCATCGCCGTCATGCGCCTCGACGGCGAAGGCGCCACGGCCCTGCGCGAGCCCCTGGTGCTGGCCGCCGAGCCGCACCTGCGTGCGCTGGGCATCGACACGCTGCTCTGGCGCGTGGGCCGCAAGCAGCAAACCGAGGTGCACGCCGCCTTCGGCACCCTCCCCAGCGAGCCCGTGGTGGTCACCGAGCGCGGCATGAAGCTGGTGGCGGACCTCCAGCACGGGCAGAAGACCGGGCTGTTCCTGGACCTGCGCGAGAGCCGCTTCCGGGTGCGGCAGCTGAGCCGGGGCGCACGGGTGCTGAACCTCTACGGCTACACGGGCGGCTTCTCGGTGGCCGCCGCGCTGGGTGGCGCGGTGCACGTCACCACCGTGGACATCGCCCCCGAGGCCGTGAAGCTCACGGCAGACACTTTCGCCGCCAACGGCCTCGACACCGCCAACCACGTGGCCGTGACCAGCGACGTGCCGGACTACCTGGACGCCCTGCCCGCTTCGACAGACTTCGACATCATCGTCTGCGACCCGCCCAGCTTCGCGCCCAGCGAACGTGCGCTCCCGAGCGCCCTCGAGAGCTACCGGGCGCTGCACGAGCGCTGCATGCGCCGCGTGGTGCGAGGCGGGCTCTACCTGGCCGCTTCGTGCTCGAGCCACGTGGACCGAGCCGCCTTCGAAGAGACGCTGCGCGAGGCCGCGCGGCGCACCCGACGCATCGTGCAGGTGCTGGAGCGCTCGGGCGCTCCCGCCGATCACCCACGCCTCCTGGCCTTCCCGGAGTTCGACTACCTCAAGGTGGCGCTCTGCCGGATCCTCTGA
- a CDS encoding MBL fold metallo-hydrolase, which yields MTAPEDDSPPPPETPTASPVAVTAPKRKRRRWLVAVGVLLALLLAAFAVLFTHAPLPLGAPRGFDLNHVRVIARSGSGPLPTAVGRWVVARSEAPRVFVGASWDVVTRTTFVFPAFQIAWADRYIIVDAPHERSTHDEAFGGGAFDQTAYDGVARALRGAEQILFTHEHLDHVRGVSQSPDFADLAPRVRLTRAQAEAMPADAGFTAAQLAALTSQPLTEPTRVAPGVVLIPAAGHTPGSLYVFVALANGQEVLLVGDTVWSHHNLNRAVGRPLAVSLGLGEDREATLAQARALITLRDAQPTLAIVPAHDDLTVQSYVDAGFLHDGFLPTQPAPAAVPVPAPPAVPPTPAPPGEPAAL from the coding sequence ATGACTGCTCCGGAAGACGACTCGCCGCCGCCCCCCGAAACGCCCACAGCGTCCCCCGTGGCGGTGACGGCTCCCAAGCGGAAGCGGCGCCGCTGGCTGGTGGCGGTCGGCGTACTGCTGGCCCTGCTCCTCGCGGCCTTCGCCGTGCTCTTCACCCACGCGCCCTTGCCGCTGGGTGCGCCGCGCGGCTTCGACCTGAACCACGTGCGTGTCATCGCCCGGAGCGGGTCGGGTCCGCTGCCCACCGCCGTGGGCCGCTGGGTCGTGGCACGCAGCGAAGCCCCGCGTGTGTTCGTGGGCGCCAGCTGGGACGTCGTCACCCGGACCACCTTCGTCTTCCCGGCGTTCCAGATCGCCTGGGCAGACCGCTACATCATCGTGGACGCGCCGCACGAGCGGAGCACCCACGACGAGGCCTTCGGAGGAGGAGCGTTCGACCAGACCGCCTACGACGGAGTCGCGCGAGCGCTCCGGGGAGCGGAGCAGATCCTCTTCACGCACGAGCACCTCGACCACGTGCGCGGGGTCTCGCAGTCGCCGGACTTCGCCGACCTGGCCCCGAGGGTGCGACTGACCCGCGCGCAGGCCGAGGCCATGCCCGCCGACGCAGGCTTCACGGCAGCCCAGCTCGCCGCGCTCACCTCGCAGCCGCTGACCGAGCCCACGCGGGTGGCGCCGGGCGTGGTGCTCATCCCGGCCGCAGGTCACACCCCCGGCAGCCTCTACGTCTTCGTGGCGCTCGCCAACGGCCAGGAAGTGCTGCTGGTGGGCGACACGGTGTGGTCGCACCACAACCTGAACCGCGCCGTGGGGCGCCCGCTGGCCGTCTCACTGGGCCTCGGCGAAGACCGCGAAGCCACGTTGGCTCAGGCGCGAGCGCTCATCACGCTGCGTGATGCCCAGCCCACCCTCGCCATCGTGCCCGCGCACGACGACCTGACGGTGCAGAGCTACGTGGACGCCGGGTTCCTGCACGACGGCTTCCTGCCCACGCAGCCCGCGCCGGCAGCGGTTCCCGTGCCCGCGCCGCCTGCCGTGCCTCCCACGCCTGCGCCGCCCGGCGAGCCCGCAGCCCTCTAG
- a CDS encoding DUF2490 domain-containing protein, with product MARTWSLVGLTSLVLLLGASLAPAPARADRDTQLWLSAQLRLRFHKQVHLDIEQGLRLDEDISHAGRVLSEGVLAVRVTDWLRLSVGYRYTWVNDNSPDSRHRVHGDARFGDSVGHFTWVTRVRYQAGIRDGRPTRHTLRGLFGVGIRNDSPVTPYLSTELFSDVGHGVGAVRRAWRGTAGVEIATKRHALDVYYRIEVPLNDDRDPTLHILGLSYGYEAKLY from the coding sequence ATGGCGCGGACATGGTCACTGGTCGGGCTGACGTCGCTCGTGCTGCTCCTGGGTGCGAGCCTGGCCCCGGCACCGGCACGGGCGGACCGCGACACGCAGCTCTGGCTGAGCGCACAGCTGCGGCTGCGCTTCCACAAGCAAGTGCACTTGGACATCGAGCAGGGCCTGCGCCTCGACGAGGACATCTCGCACGCAGGCCGCGTGCTGTCCGAGGGGGTGCTGGCCGTGCGCGTCACGGACTGGCTGCGCCTCTCGGTGGGCTACCGCTACACGTGGGTGAACGACAACAGCCCGGACAGCCGGCACCGCGTTCATGGGGACGCGCGCTTCGGTGACAGTGTGGGGCACTTCACGTGGGTCACGCGGGTTCGGTATCAGGCCGGCATTCGTGACGGGCGCCCCACGCGCCACACGCTGCGCGGCTTGTTCGGCGTGGGCATCCGCAACGACAGCCCCGTGACACCGTACCTGTCCACCGAGCTGTTCTCCGACGTGGGTCATGGCGTGGGGGCAGTGCGGCGCGCCTGGCGCGGGACCGCCGGGGTCGAGATCGCCACCAAGCGTCACGCGCTGGACGTGTACTACCGCATCGAGGTTCCGCTGAACGACGACCGCGACCCCACGCTGCACATCCTGGGGCTGTCGTACGGTTACGAAGCCAAGCTCTACTAG
- a CDS encoding glycosyltransferase family 39 protein: MDTATLERRVGYALLALSLSLLVVGLNWSGIWDPWEIDVAEVARSWSEGRSASVDGSPLGPWLTSLSFQALGVREWTGRLPIALCGMLTLALVYALGRLGGGRGVGVLAVVVCATSPLFLINSRMMLGAAPHFALQTLVGLACAHTVFVEHATETRRWLATGLALVTVGLSAWASGGLLGPLPPLLGFTVATLLDPVQRRRLDAVVPLWLVTGVLTFLVWGAVRADAPEYSVWLGGGARGGQPPTFEREVERLFHNFAPWSALLIPALGVLLARMSAANDDDTSEAGPTPQGANLRFQESLYRESAAADPQATADPQATADPQATADSQVAADPKVAATPVTTSGLLGESAVVTAPGFAVFLLVWFAVSYAVTTLFASRYGSAPTYAVAALAVAVALTLAELHREGRAEWLLAALGVLFVALLIRDYAMFPGSPVTGTPGVRPTVPEAGFSAKLGWAVAAGAFALGTALTFLAAEPWPEPTRANVRAFVLTQWKRGPAHRFWWVLIAVLLLGILVFGALVFAAPDRFNSLAVRIGRYLLLLPPALVGLLFVTPRVFNLLARRPQLRLMPIALTGLVFGAYFAFGFLPELSRHLSPREVFETYNTLRGEDEPLGEYQVGGRAGAYYTDGEVQPLRDVAAIVGFLNGAGEDRVWTVFPAEQLVDVNLQYRRLSSEHLFVADSRNARILLATNHPIAGRDNQNPLATSVLRALPREPQHMLRANFGDKIELIGYDIELPAGTTVGPSQSFVITWYWRALVPNIGGYKIFLHIDGHGQRLNGDHDPVNDLYPIARWQQGDIVVDRQELDVAANYPPGTYTIWIGLYAGSHRLQLGELRACTSGQRSNCKDNANRLNAGPLEVR; the protein is encoded by the coding sequence ATGGACACGGCAACACTGGAACGGCGCGTCGGCTATGCGCTCCTCGCGCTCTCGCTCTCGCTGCTCGTGGTGGGCCTGAACTGGAGCGGCATCTGGGACCCGTGGGAGATCGACGTCGCCGAGGTGGCGCGCAGCTGGTCCGAGGGACGCTCCGCCAGCGTGGACGGCTCGCCGCTGGGGCCCTGGCTCACCAGCCTGTCGTTCCAAGCGCTCGGCGTGCGCGAGTGGACGGGGCGATTGCCCATCGCGCTCTGCGGCATGCTCACGCTCGCGCTGGTCTATGCACTCGGTCGCCTGGGCGGCGGGCGCGGCGTGGGCGTGCTGGCCGTGGTGGTGTGCGCCACGTCGCCGCTCTTCCTGATCAACAGCCGCATGATGCTGGGCGCCGCGCCGCACTTTGCGCTGCAGACCCTGGTGGGCCTGGCGTGCGCACACACGGTGTTCGTCGAGCACGCGACCGAGACGCGGCGCTGGTTGGCCACAGGGCTCGCGCTGGTGACCGTGGGGCTGTCCGCGTGGGCCAGCGGTGGGCTGCTGGGCCCGCTCCCCCCTCTGCTCGGCTTCACGGTGGCCACGCTGCTGGACCCGGTGCAGCGCCGCCGCCTAGACGCGGTGGTGCCCCTCTGGCTGGTCACGGGCGTGCTCACGTTCTTGGTGTGGGGCGCCGTCCGCGCGGACGCGCCGGAGTACAGCGTGTGGCTCGGTGGCGGTGCGCGTGGCGGTCAGCCCCCCACGTTCGAGCGCGAGGTGGAGCGCCTGTTCCACAACTTTGCGCCGTGGTCCGCGCTGTTGATCCCGGCGCTGGGCGTGTTGCTCGCGCGCATGAGCGCTGCCAACGACGACGACACCTCGGAAGCAGGGCCCACCCCGCAAGGCGCGAATCTTCGCTTTCAGGAGAGCTTGTATCGCGAGAGCGCGGCAGCGGACCCGCAGGCGACCGCCGACCCGCAGGCGACCGCCGACCCGCAGGCGACCGCCGACTCGCAGGTGGCCGCCGATCCGAAAGTGGCCGCCACCCCGGTGACCACCAGCGGGCTGTTGGGCGAGTCCGCAGTGGTGACCGCGCCAGGGTTCGCCGTCTTCCTCTTGGTGTGGTTCGCCGTGAGCTACGCGGTCACCACGCTGTTCGCCTCGCGCTACGGCAGCGCCCCCACCTACGCGGTGGCTGCGCTCGCCGTCGCGGTGGCCTTGACCCTCGCCGAGCTGCACCGCGAGGGCCGAGCCGAGTGGCTGCTGGCCGCGCTGGGCGTCCTGTTCGTGGCGCTGCTCATCCGTGACTACGCCATGTTCCCCGGCTCCCCGGTCACGGGCACGCCCGGCGTGCGGCCGACCGTGCCGGAGGCTGGGTTCTCGGCGAAGCTCGGCTGGGCCGTGGCGGCCGGTGCGTTCGCGCTGGGCACGGCGCTCACGTTCTTGGCGGCGGAGCCCTGGCCGGAGCCCACACGCGCCAACGTGCGCGCCTTCGTGCTCACGCAGTGGAAGCGCGGCCCCGCCCACCGCTTCTGGTGGGTGCTCATCGCCGTCTTGCTGCTGGGCATCCTGGTGTTCGGCGCCTTGGTGTTCGCCGCTCCCGACCGCTTCAACTCGCTGGCCGTGCGCATCGGGCGCTACCTGCTGCTGCTGCCGCCCGCGCTGGTGGGGCTGCTCTTCGTCACGCCGCGCGTCTTCAACCTGCTGGCCCGCCGCCCGCAGCTGCGCTTGATGCCCATCGCCCTCACCGGGCTGGTGTTCGGGGCCTACTTCGCGTTCGGCTTCCTGCCCGAGCTCAGCCGGCACCTCTCCCCGCGCGAGGTCTTCGAGACCTACAACACCCTTCGCGGTGAAGACGAGCCCCTGGGCGAGTACCAGGTAGGCGGGCGCGCGGGGGCCTACTACACGGACGGCGAAGTGCAGCCCCTGCGCGACGTGGCCGCCATCGTCGGCTTCCTGAACGGCGCAGGCGAGGACCGCGTCTGGACGGTCTTCCCGGCGGAGCAGCTGGTGGACGTGAACCTCCAGTACCGGCGCCTGAGCAGTGAGCACCTGTTCGTGGCTGACTCCCGCAACGCGCGCATCCTGCTGGCCACCAACCATCCCATCGCGGGACGGGACAACCAGAACCCGCTCGCCACGTCGGTGCTCCGTGCGCTCCCGCGTGAGCCGCAGCACATGCTGCGCGCCAACTTCGGCGACAAGATCGAGCTCATCGGCTACGACATCGAGCTCCCCGCCGGCACCACGGTGGGGCCGTCCCAGTCGTTCGTCATCACGTGGTACTGGCGCGCGCTGGTGCCCAACATCGGCGGCTACAAGATCTTTCTGCACATCGACGGGCACGGGCAGAGGCTCAACGGCGACCACGACCCCGTCAACGACCTCTACCCCATCGCTCGCTGGCAGCAGGGAGACATCGTGGTGGACCGGCAGGAGCTGGACGTGGCTGCCAACTACCCGCCCGGTACCTACACCATCTGGATTGGGCTCTACGCGGGCAGCCATCGCCTGCAGCTCGGCGAGCTGCGCGCGTGCACTTCCGGGCAGCGCTCCAACTGCAAAGACAACGCGAACCGCTTGAACGCAGGCCCGCTCGAGGTCCGCTAG